In Candidatus Kaistella beijingensis, a genomic segment contains:
- a CDS encoding type II toxin-antitoxin system RelE/ParE family toxin — MTYKIRISSLAKSHIKEAVSYYKKEASLKVAQNFVTDYEQTLQKIKQNPFFQRYYKDFRGLPLKKYPYIIFYQVDENRKLIRINAVFQGNQDIDKRP; from the coding sequence ATGACCTATAAAATTAGGATTTCGTCTTTAGCAAAATCTCATATTAAAGAAGCTGTTTCATATTATAAAAAAGAAGCTTCTCTAAAAGTTGCACAAAATTTCGTGACAGATTATGAGCAAACTCTGCAAAAAATCAAGCAAAATCCTTTTTTTCAAAGGTATTACAAAGATTTCAGAGGTTTACCTCTTAAAAAATATCCGTATATTATTTTCTATCAAGTTGATGAAAACAGAAAATTAATTAGGATAAATGCTGTTTTCCAAGGAAACCAAGACATTGATAAGCGCCCATAA
- a CDS encoding DUF2281 domain-containing protein translates to MKLKIFLTLVKINSKKMEITMKDLEKNLKTLPKELLGNVNDYIDFLKKKYISKESKNSSKQETFKLTENHKKILDSQENLDDSEFQDHDEFLAELEKEYDL, encoded by the coding sequence AATTAAAAATTTTTCTAACTTTGGTAAAAATAAATTCTAAAAAAATGGAAATCACAATGAAAGATTTAGAAAAAAATCTAAAGACACTTCCCAAAGAACTTTTAGGGAATGTGAATGACTATATTGATTTCTTGAAAAAAAAATACATTTCCAAAGAAAGTAAGAATTCATCAAAACAAGAAACGTTCAAACTCACTGAAAATCATAAAAAAATATTAGACAGTCAAGAAAATTTAGATGATTCTGAATTTCAAGACCATGATGAATTTTTAGCTGAATTAGAGAAAGAATATGACCTATAA